The following proteins come from a genomic window of Rutidosis leptorrhynchoides isolate AG116_Rl617_1_P2 chromosome 10, CSIRO_AGI_Rlap_v1, whole genome shotgun sequence:
- the LOC139872129 gene encoding small COPII coat GTPase SAR1A-like, with translation MLTSFLFKILHWVGYVILFLNFILQFVLVVVGFVIDLLTESEVRLRLNLGLTIISLVDWFYGVLLWLGIWHKDAKILFLGLDNSGKTTLLHMLKEGKLVQHQPTQYPISEELSIGKTKFKAFDLGGHQIARRVWKDYYAKVDGVVYLVDANDKERFAESRNELNALLAEESLANVPFLILGNKIDNPYAASEEELRYHMGLSSLSCGKSSKVYVENSSVRPLEVFMCSIVRKMGYGDGFKWVSQYIK, from the exons ATGCTAACCTCTTTCCTCTTTAAAATTCTCCATTGGGTTGGATATGTGATTCTATTTCTAAATTTTATTTTACAATTTGTACTTGTTGTTGTTGGATTTGTTATAGATTTGCTAACAGAATCAGAGGTTAGACTTAGGCTTAATTTGGGACTTACAATCATATCTTTGGTTGACTGGTTTTATGGAGTCCTTTTATGGTTAGGTATATGGCATAAAGATGCTAAAATCTTGTTTTTAGGACTTGATAACTCTGGCAAGACCACTTTGCTTCATATGTTGAAAGAAGGG AAACTGGTACAGCATCAACCAACACAGTATCCGATTTCAGAAGAATTAAGTATTGGAAAAACAAAATTCAAAGCTTTCGATTTGGGAGGGCATCAGATCGCACGTAGAGTTTGGAAAGATTATTACGCCAAG GTGGATGGAGTTGTATACTTAGTGGATGCCAATGACAAGGAAAGATTTGCAGAATCAAGGAACGAATTAAATGCGCTTCTCGCAGAAGAATCTTTAGCCAATGTACCATTTTTAATATTGGGCAATAAGATTGACAACCCGTATGCGGCTTCAGAAGAGGAGCTTCGTTACCATATGGGTTTGAGTAGCCTCAGCTGTGGCAAAAGTAGTAAGGTTTATGTGGAAAACTCGAGTGTTCGTCCTCTTGAGGTATTCATGTGTAGCATAGTTCGAAAAATGGGATATGGTGACGGGTTTAAGTGGGTATCTCAGTATATCAAGTAG
- the LOC139871056 gene encoding uncharacterized protein, with translation MSNQRRVRNIVAFKINTHIIFLPHSTFQDLLFPILTCIIAKTAGVDNTFRRKFDKEEYLQRAREREEKELEGRSKSKSKGPPVQRKPLKHRDYEVDLDSRLGKTQVVTPIAPLSQQAGYFCSVCECVVKDSANYLDHINGKKHQRALGMSMRVERASLEQVQQRFENLKKRKDTGTFTEQDLDERVLKQQQEEEERKRQKRERKKEKKKEKAVEEEIEVDPDVAAMMGFGGFGTSSKK, from the exons ATGTCTAATCAGAGAAGGGTTAGAAATATCGTTGCTTTCAAAATCAACACCCATATCATCTTTCTTCCACATTCAACATTTCAAGATCTG CTCTTTCCTATTCTCACTTGCATAATAGCTAAG ACTGCTGGAGTTGATAACACTTTCAGACGCAAATTCGATAAAGAAGAATACTTGCAACGAGCCCGTGAGCGTGAAGAAAAG GAATTGGAAGGGCGTTCTAAATCTAAAT CGAAAGGTCCGCCAGTGCAAAGGAAACCGTTAAAACATAGGGATTATGAAGTGGACCTTGATTCTCGCCTGGGGAAGACTCAG GTTGTCACTCCAATCGCGCCCCTTAGCCAGCAG GCTGGATACTTTTGCTCTGTTTGTGAATGTGTAGTAAAAGATTCTGCAAACTATCTGGACCATATCAATGGAAAGAAGC ATCAAAGAGCTTTGGGAATGTCTATGCGGGTCGAAAGGGCATCTCTTGAACAG GTTCAGCAACGGTTTGAGAACCTCAAGAAGCGAAAAGATACAGGAACGTTTACTGAGCAAG ATCTTGATGAACGAGTCTTGAAACAACAGCAAGAAGAAGAGGAAAGGAAACGTCAAAAGCGAGAAAGGAAGAAGGAAAAGAAG AAAGAGAAGGCCGTAGAAGAGGAAATAGAGGTAGACCCTGATGTTGCAGCCATGATGGGATTTGGAGGCTTTGGTACATCCTCCAAAAAGTAA
- the LOC139872074 gene encoding probable protein disulfide-isomerase A6 — translation MWRSSICFTLLTLALIFISSAVADVVVLTEDNFEKEVGQDRGALVEFYAPWCGHCKKLAPEYEKLGASFKKSKSVVIAKVDCDEHKGVCSKFGVSGYPTIQWFPKGSLEPKKYEGARTAEALLEFVNLEGGTNAKITTIPSSVVVLNSDNFQDIVLDSKKDVLVEFYAPWCGHCKSLAPIYETLATAFKNEEDVVIANLDADNHKDLAEKYGVSGYPTIKFFPKNNKDGEDYEGGRDIDSFVTFINEKCGTSRDAKGQLTSNAGLIAELDTLVKEFVSAGNDEKKALYAKIEEEVGKLTGSSARYGKIYVKAAKSSLSKGGDYAKNEIQRLERILAKSISPSKADEFTLKKNILSAFA, via the exons ATGTGGAGATCATCGATCTGTTTCACGTTACTAACCCTAGCTCTCATCTTCATATCGTCGGCCGTAGCTGACGTCGTCGTTTTAACTGAAGATAATTTCGAGAAAGAAGTAGGTCAAGATCGCGGCGCTCTCGTTGAATTCTACGCTCCTTG GTGTGGACACTGTAAAAAGCTTGCTCCTGAATATGAAAAACTTGGTGCTAGCTTTAAAAAGTCAAAATCCGTCGTGATCGCAAAG GTGGACTGTGATGAGCATAAGGGTGTATGTAGCAAATTTGGGGTTTCCGGTTACCCCACCATCCAATGGTTTCCTAAGGGATCTTTGGAACCTAAAAa GTATGAAGGTGCCCGTACTGCTGAAGCACTTCTTGAGTTTGTAAATCTTGAAGGAG GGACCAATGCAAAGATCACAACCATTCCCTCAAGTGTGGTGGTCCTAAACTCTGATAACTTTCAGGATATTGTTTTGGATAGCAAGAAGGATGTGCTGGTCGAGTTCTATGCACCCTG GTGTGGGCATTGCAAGAGCCTTGCTCCT ATATATGAAACTCTTGCAACTGCATTCAAGAATGAGGAAGATGTAGTTATTGCTAATCTTGATGCTGACAATCATAAGGACCTTGCTGAGAA GTATGGTGTTAGTGGTTACCCAACAATAAAGTTCTTCCCAAAGAACAACAAAGATGGCGAAGACTATGAAGGTGGACGGGATATTGATAGTTTTGTGACCTTCATCAATGAGAAGTGTGGCACTAGTCGTGATGCCAAGGGGCAACTTACCTCCAAT GCGGGTCTAATTGCAGAATTGGATACCTTAGTGAAGGAGTTTGTAAGTGCTGGTAATGATGAAAAGAAAGCGCTATATGCTAAGATTGAGGAGGAAGTTGGAAAGCTCACTGGATCTTCTGCAAG ATATGGCAAGATCTACGTAAAAGCTGCCAAGAGTAGTTTGAGCAAAGGTGGTGATTATGCAAAGAACGAGATCCAACGTCTCGAACGTATCCTTGCTAAG TCAATTAGTCCTTCAAAGGCTGACGAGTTCACTCTCAAGAAGAACATCTTATCTGCTTTTGCTTGA